The genome window GGTTCCCTGCTATGCGCCAAATAGTAGTCGTCTGCATCGGGGTGTTCCACGTACTCCGGCAGGTGATAGGCCCTTTGGATAGCCTCCTTGGAAAAATTCACCTTTTTTTTTCCGGACTGTACACACGCAGTCCTCATGTTCTGGGCAATTCACGTAGAACTCCTGAACAACCGTAATATTTGCCTCGTCAGCTCCTTCGAAGAATACCCCCTTTCCTCGCCTGACCAATTTCTCATGATCTCGGTAACACTCATTGAGGAGAGACCCGATGTCGATCCCCCTTTTAGGTATTGGATTTTTGCCCGCCTTGCTATTAAATTGTTCTTGGGCTTCCCAGGAGACAAACTTGTTTTGATCATATGGGCGAGAGGATGCAGAAACTCGCGACCTGAACGTGCCACATGTGTATCTATGGACGTGTATGCTTGCCTACCAGTGGAGGCACTAGAAGTTTTTATTTTCTTGGAAGGGGCCATTTGCACCTGAAACAACCTGACACATATCAGTAATTAGATCACTCTACGGACCAAGAAgggctactcagacttcacccgAATAGTGGTCACAAAAATACACTTCTATATCCATGGGAAAGACCCACCCCGAATCAGTAGAATACACCCCCATTATCAGTTCACCCAAATTAAGAGCATAGATTATTATCGGGTGAGCAACAGATTCTAGAATACATCTCTTTACCTCATTGTGGCATTTACACAAACACCTAACATGAAAAGCTGCTCTTATACCACACAAAGTAATTTTAGCCCTAGGTAGACTACATACACACCAATTCCACTACCTAGCAACCATACTCTCAGTACCATTGGTGAAACCCCATCTTCAACCCCAcaataaaaggaaaaagaaacgAAAAATAAAGAActataaaagaaaaaggaaaaagaaaaacatGGAAAAATAAAGTTACATACTTGAGGGGTCAATTGGAAGAAGCTGACTTGAGGAAGAGGGAATGAGAAAGTAAGGAAGCGGGTGTGTGAGGGTGTGTTTGGTCGCAGAGAGAGAGAGGGATATTGGGGCGGGTTAGGGTTTAGTTTGGTGAAAGATGAGAGAAAAGGGGAAAAGATTAGAGGGGGGTTCAGGGAAGGGCCGAAAGTAAAATATTAGGGTACTTACCTGTGCGTGGTCAGGTCCTCCCGTGCACGACCGTGCACACATGTCAGAACACCGGTACACATGCGCGGTTGGATGTGCGGTCCTCCCTCCAGGTGCGCAGCCGCGCATCTCCAAGCGTGCTGACGTTGTATTTTGCGCGATCAAATATGCGGTGCACCCCACCAGGTGCGCGGTTGCACACTTATACACGCACAAAGTGCCTTTTCAAGGTCTCAATTCCGCCCTTCCACAATAAATACCTTATTGCAACCATCAAGTCGTAATATACACTAACCTTTACCTAGTCTatgctacaaaaaaaaaaaaaagagaaaaattaagCTAGTAGAAGAGTTAGAGGTAGTTCTGAGTTATAGTCGTTAGCTTGACTCAACCGACCTTCCTCAACTGATTATGATGCTCGAGGATTGCTGGGCAAATCCTCCAGCAAGATATGGTTTTAAATTATGCCCATTCACTTTAAAACTCTCCGTTCCGTCCATGTTCTGGATCTCAATCGCCCCATATGGTGATACATGTTTCACCACATACGGTCCCGTCCATCTAGACTTAAATTTTCCGAGGAACAATCTGAGTCTACTATTGTGTATAGTAAAACCTTTTCCCCTTCATGAAATTCCTTTGGTTAAATCAGACGGTCATGTCATTTCTTCATCTTTTCCTTGAAGATTCGCGCATTCTCATATGCGTCTAATCTAAATTCCTCCAGCTCATTCACCTGTGACATTTTGTGCTCACCTGCATgactaagatcaagattaagcaaTTTAATTGCCCAATAAGCCTTATGCTCTATCTCCACATGTAAGTGGCATGACTTTCCATATACCAAGTTGAAGGGAGAAGTCCTTATGGTTGTTTTGAACGTCGTTCTATACTCCTATAGAGCTTCATCTAACTTTATTGACCAATCCTTTCTGGAAGCACTAACCATTTTTTCTAGAATTCTTTTGAGTTCACGGTTAGCTAATTCTACCTGCCCACTAGTTTGAGCATGATATGGGGTTCCTGTTTTATGAGTTACCCCATATTTAGACAGCAGAGTGCCAAACTGTTTATTTACAAAATGTGACCCATTGTCATTGATAATGACTTGGGGAGTTCCAAAGCGGGTGAAAATATTCTTCTGAAGAAATTCACATACTACCCGAGCATTGTTTTTTCCTAGTGGGGATTGCCTCGACCTACTTGGAGACGTAGTCAACAACCATTGGGATGTACTCATAGGAATggggctgtcacgacccaaattcaggTGACCGACACCCGGCACACTACCCGACCCGAGTGAACCAACCCATATGTTAAGACCAAGTATAATTGCGGAAGCCAATTGAAAATCTTGTACATTTTCAAATCAAGTCACaacatatttttttcttttccaaagTCATACATGAAacatttcataaaaattatataatCAAATTAAATGATTATTCCTTTATGCATGACGTCCACAATCCTATTTTTACAATcccacaactatctatggagcctctataccaaagaatagaaccaacacttggagtaattccaacaaaataaaataagaaagaacatgatagctaccacgaaataaaagtgttgctttataatacctcggaaagagagtcatcctagcatGACTGCATGCCACATATCATACatcatcctgaaacatgtaaagtaagtggGACCCTGGAGGGAGCCCCTAAGAACtgagtacatcacaacggtactcaataagtgtcagactctctctaacttaagttcttgggacaaactttataaaaataatgtatcaatatttgatataaaacgataagaaattttatcaattcacgatccttgtcattttaaataaaagacaagTAAAACATAACCCacaatatatacttttaaaatatttatatcaacccaagattttaaataaaatcaaacaaaataattccatttgctttaagtcatagaaatcactttcggctccttaggcctaaacataagaaaatcatccttacctttcactgggagtactataccatcaccgacataagaaggtcaactaggttttGTACCTAgaggcaagtatcatataccctacttgctcaggtcgtctcatcgtagtgccgtacgaatcgcctcagccatgctaataatagcacaaattagtactctctcgagggagagcactctgccgtagtctataccacaaagtggccatctacgcctacacaTGCACGTGTACTTTCATGACAACGAACACAATATATTCGAAGTCAATATCGGTGAACAcaaataactcccaaaatatttgatacttcaaaaatagattcatagcatagtagcttcaaaaaatctatttttatcaaattatagcatttatagaaaatctaaatcatttgaacaaaaataaataaacaacctTTTATATGCTAAAGCCTTTAgtaatttaacatcaatctttaaaagataccacaagtgctattctgctcatcaattttcaaaagaaatactttccattaaaacttatctttagcattcaaatatgtatactcttttcAATATGTAAGTTTTGATAAAATCTTATAaaatttaccttgagtgtcattttgccaacaagatttaaaataaattttataaaacagcatgacactacatatgcaacataatattttagtacatggagacatccgtacttgtttaTCCCCAAAAGCACGAAAGCATATTTGCAAACACCTTAAGTATTAACTcaaaacatgcttttagagaaagtccctcaagtagagtaagttttaatcaatttACCTCGCTTtggctttattaacattcacaagctttcaatcctctttcatcattccaatgttgattaaaatactcaaacatcaccaacaagtcgatatctacaactagatatcctaattacatcaaaatatgatcTAAAATATTGATCAATGTTcatatatggctcataagttggccacaagcctccaacaactcaaatcgtcAAATTGATTCAgatgctagaccattcaactttattcttatattttaatacccattcaaagtcattaatgatactacatcaattgtccaatgccaccaagttactattcatcatcttctataatcaacacttgcaaaatgtACAATTcaggtgattacttagttgatcacttccatcttttgctaacaaataattccataggctcattgtattcatcaatttcatcgccaagattaccattcatcttctctcttattttctcaaaagtactattctgccatgaactagagtttcataatccaatctttcaaccattaaaacttgtaacaaatacttcaaatacttctaactactcatagtaaacgagtttgaagcattggaattacctctagtagatcaatcttgaaaaatcacaacttttggtgatttttgtgttcttgaggatttgatgatgaaatctagtatTTGGTTGTAAGAATgttgttagaactcatgtatattgagtaagaatcaacccaaaacatcattaataacttaccttagttgattggacttgatttgagctcaaaatcacctcttcacctcaagaaccctaacccccaatacaTAAAATACGCTCTTCCCCCGattttgtatttataggcccagatttctgagTTTCGGAGGCGGCCCCGGATGCTTCCCCTCCCcagttcactcctctttgaaTCTAGGATACATACCCGGATGCTATGTCAATACTTCACTGCCAGCttttctttcggacgcggccctAGATGCTTCGTATCCCCAGTTCActcctctgccagcctttggtaatttggtcataacttcctGTAGGAATATCCAAACGAAAAACGGTTTGCAGCGTTAGAAACTaactcgaagatatttcatttaaTAGATTCTAAATAAcacttaagtatttcaaaatttttcggggtgctacattctcccccacttaagaacattcgtcctcgaatgttttacaagtcacttctaagcatagagttaccatccttttatCTCCAACCACCATGCATAGGCACTTATTGACTTTATAAGGGTATTATAattcctttccaaaatctcaacttacttatgaccctcaaaatttggctacctttacaaattcttaaaatatTCGGCAAAGTTTTTCTTATAACTAGGACTATCCAAAAAATTTAACCTGCCCAGAACAAGCCCCCACACGGGCACCAATAACAATATAGCTCAACAACTAGCAATATAGAATATGATAAACTATTTAGGCCCCACATGACCTTACATATATCATAAGTGCATCAAATATATACTTTTGTACTTTGAGTATTTACATACCTGTGTACTGCTCAATATTAATAATAGCCACTCGACATAGTACCCATATCACTACTGAACATATGTGTAGTCTTTCATCTTGAATATGTCAACTTGTATCTGAAAAGTATCTTCAAGTAAACCAAAATCTCTCTATGATTGGTACTTTTACAAATTTCACATTTTTTTGAATAATATAGAATGACACATTTCCATGCTGCCTAAATTCTCAGCTTCCTCGAAGCTATGTCTCATGCTTGGTGAGAGCGAAGTTATATTGTCCACTTGGTACCTATAAACTTATCCATTCCAACTCATAGTCTCAAAGTTTTATTATAACAAATACTTTCAAATTAGTCTATTATCTTTTATGAATCCTGTTTCCAGTAAAAGTTTTCCCGCCTTAGACTTTTAATATTCTCTAATCATCAAAATTATTTTGGAATGTTCTTTTATTCCTTCCAAAAATTAATAAGATATTTGTCTAAGATTTATCCATCATATGATAATTTCATATTCCCAACCTTCGCTCATGAGCTCATGTTAGATTCATAACTTGATAACTATTGCTACCAACAAGTTTactctaaaaataattcaactcaGTTCGTTCGATTTCATGACACTAGTTTTCCACCTACTCGCGGACATCTGTGTTccagttttatttcttaacttttacCAATTCCTTGATACCATTGAGTATCTTGTGATATTTTTCTACTAAAACTTTGGGATTGCATTTATTTCCATGCGCACCATATACATGCTATTGTAGCCCATAAGCTTTCAACAGTCGAGAGTCATCGTTATCACGATGGTACTCACACCCTTTTAATATTAGTGCTCTTCTTTGAACCCGTGCTTTTTAACTAGCATACTTTATTTTTGTATAGAAAAGTCTCTTCTCATTCAGGAATGCACATTACATCACCCTTTTCTATTTCATTTCGTGCTAAGTGTGTACACATTAAAATACCCTCTTATTCCACTTAATCCCAAGTACAATTCAAAGTACTTCCTTTTTCTCCGCCAATActtgaatttaattcaaatcGCACATGTCCCCAAGTGTTAGGAATATATTCGAGTTGCCCATTAAATCTTTGACTATCATACATAACTTTTAACATCCCTGATGCAGAACatcgtaatatatatatatatatatatatatatatatatatatatatatatatatatatatatatatatatatatatatatatatatatatatatatatatggaaacatctgtacttgtttgtccccacaagcacgaaagcacatttgcaaacaacttaagtattacctcaaaacatgcttttagagaaagtccctcaagtagagtaagttttaatcaacttacctcgctttcactttattaacattcacaagctttcaatcctctTCCATCATTCCGGTGTTGATTAAAATACtcaaacatcaccaacaagtcgatatctacaattagtgggcgtttggacataagaattataaaattccaaaatagggggaagcatttttcaagtgaaaatggtatttgaaattaaagagttgtgtttggacatgaatataattttaggttgtttttgaagttttgtgagtgatttgagtgaaaattttgaaaaacaactttttggagtttttaaaattttcgaaaatttccaaaatgcatcttcagtgaaatttggaaattttatgaacaaaaactgatttcgaaaaaaataaaaaattttgaaaaaaaggaaaaaatttgttatgtccaaacgggctcttagatatcctaattacatcaaaatatgacctaaaataTTGATCAATATTCATATATAGCTCATAAGTTGGccacaagcctccaacaactcaaatcgtcAAATAGATTCAGATcctagaccattcaacttcattcttatattttaatacctattcaaagtcattaatgatactactgCATCAATTGTCCaatgccaccaagttactattcatcatcttctataatcaacacttgcaaaatgtacaattcgggtgattacttagttgatcacttccatcttttgctaacaaataattctataggttcattgtattcatcaatttcatcgccaagattatcATTCAtcttctcttttattttctcaAAACTACATagtcatgccatgaactagagtttcataatccaatctttcaaccattcaAAGTTGTaacaaatacttctaactactcataataaatgagtttgaagcattggaattacctctagtagatcaatctttaaaaatcacaactttggtgatttttgtgttcttgaagatttgatgatgaaatctagtatttggatgtaagaatgatgttagaactcatgtatattgagtaagaatcaacccaaacCATCATTAACGAATTACcttagttgattggacttgatttgagctcaaaatcacctcttcacctcaagaaccctaacccccaatacaAAAAATATTCTCTTCTCCCGattttgtatttataggcccagatttctgagTTTCGGAGGCGGCCCTGGATGCTTTGCATCCCCGGTTCACTCCTCTTTGAATCTCGGATGTAgacctggatgctatggcagtACTTCACTGCCAGCCATTCTTTCGGATGTggccccggatgcttcgcatccccagttCACTCCTCTGCCAACCTttgataatttggtcataacttcttttaGGAATATctaaatgacaaacagtttgaagcgttagaaactagactcgaagatctttcatttataggttccaaatcacataacatattatatatatatatatatatatatatatattctcgtcCAGACttaggtcttgtgcgtactcatttggaactttagtctatcacgTAATTTCCAAGTTAATTTGTCCCAAGGGCTCTCCTTATGCCCTATATCACTTctaatatacctcgtacacttattattatATCCAATTAATATCCATTATTTTAATAGTCCCCGtattcacacaaaataatataattagcacacgttaactttcttaatagcacttaagtatttcgaaattttccggggtgctaCAGGGACGATGggaaaggacccatgaagtcgaTGCCCCAGACATcgaatatttcacataaaaaaatGGAATTCAGGGGCATCTCGTCCCTCTTACTAATCTTACCTGTCTGTTGGCACTTTTCACATGCAGCCACGTAAGGTCTTGCATCCTTCTACAGGGATGGCCAGTAAAAACCGCCCTTCATGGCCTTCGCTGCTATCCTATTTCCTCCAGCTTCTCCATCATGACAATGGGACAATATACTTCCCAATTTCCCCTTCTGGTACACATCTCCGAATCACTCCATCTGCACATAATTTAAACGAATAGGGGTCATTCTAGAAGTAGCTTTTCACCTCGCTTTGCAACTTTCTCTTCTGGTCGAAGGGCAAGTTGTGTGGTAGCCATACACTAGCCAAAAAGTTGGCTATGTCAGCGTACCATGGCAGTCCATCAGAGACCGTTGCAATGGAAAAAATTTGCTCATTTGGGAAGTCTTCTCGAATGTCCACCGCTTCAACAAGTGGTTTCTCCAATCGCGATAGGTAGTCAGCCACTTGATTTCAagatcaaactcttgcagcaATAATAACCACTACATCAGATATGGTTTGGACTCTTTCTTGCTCGTAAATACTTCAGTGCCGAGTGATCAATATGCACTATCACCTTGCTTCctactagataggatctgaactggTGGAAAGCGAATACCATTGCAAAGAACTCCTTCTCCATGGTGGCATAGTTCACTTGAGCATCATTCAAGGTCCAGCTTGCATAGTAAATGGGTTTGAACATTTTATCTCTTCTCTTCCCAAGCACTGCTCCCATTGTCACATCACTAGTATCGCACATGATCTCGAAGGGTTCGCTCCAGTCAGGAGTCACCATTATGGGAGCACTCACTAGCTTTTCCTTGATCAGTTCGAATGCTATGAGGCACTCTACATCGAACACAAACATCACAACCTTGGCAAGTAATGTTGTTAAGTTCTTGGTGATGCTGGAGAAATTCTTGATGAACCTTCTATAGAACCCTGCATGCCCCAAAAAGCTTCTGATTCTCTTCATTGAAGTTGGTGGTGGGAGCTTAGCGATCACATCTACTTTAGCTCTATCGACCTCGATACCTTCCactatgactttatggcctaagACTATCCCCTCCTtaaccatgaagtgacatttttcTCAGTTGAGTACTAGGTGAGTGTCTTCATATCATTACAGTACAAGTTCGAGATTCCTTAAGCAATCCTTTAAGTCATCTGCAAATAGAGTAAAGGCATCCATGAACACCTCTAGACACTTCCCGTTCAAATATAAAAAGATTGACATCATGCACCTCTGAAAAAGTAGCTGGTGCATTGCAAAGTCCGAAAGGCATTCTCCGGTATGCAAAGATTCGGGAAGGTAGGTAAATGTGGTTTTATCAACATCTTCGGGAGCAATGGGTATTTAATTGTATAATGAATATCCATCTAAGAAGCAGTAACATCCACGCCCTGCCACATTCTCTAACATCTGATCAATGAATGAAAGAGGGAAGTGATCCTTCCCTGTTGCATCGTTCAGCCTTCGGTAGTCTATGCACATCCTCCAACCCGTAACTGTTCTGGTAGGAATTAGCTCGTTATCCTAGTTTTTCACCACCGTCATGTCCTCTTTTTCGGCACAACCCGTATGGGGCTGATCCATTGGCTGTCAGAGATGGAAAATAGTATACTCATATCCAGCAGGTTTAGTATCTTTTCTGTACCACCTCCTCAAGATTTTTATTCAATTTGCGTTGGGGCAGCGTTtagctcttgtattgtatttcttCATCTATTTTTCTatcctttagttgtagattatagttcctttagttcctttgttttatttcttcacctgtttttcaatcctttagttgtagattatagtttCTTTAGTTCCTTTGTTTTATTTCTTCACCTGTTTTTCTGACATTTATTTGTAGATTATAGTTCCCATtagttcctttattttatttctttaccAGTTTTGCGACCTTTAGTAGTAGATTATATTTCGGTAATTCATTTTTGTCGCTTGTTTTCGGGATAGTGCTGCATAGTGACTCCTAGATTATAGTGGCTTTGGTGAACGATGGTAGGGTAAGGTCTTATCCTCGGAGGTGTCAGCGAGGGGGAGGGGGTGCGCCTAAGGGAGCTACTAGGCTGAGAGTGGGGTCTTGGAACATAGGAACTTTGACTTGGAAAATCTGTAGAGTTAGCGAAGATTCTCGAGAAAAGAAAGATTAATATAGCTTGTGTATAGGAGACTAGGTGAGTAGGAGATAAGGCACGGGATGTGGGCAGTTTCAAACTTTGGTATTCTGGGAGGATAGGGGCAGGAACGGGGTAGGTATCTTGGTTGATAAGGACCTATGTAAACTAGTGGTGGAAGTTAGGAGGGTGAATGACAGGCTGATGACTATTAAGCTAGTTGTTGGAGGTTTTACTTTGAACATAATCAGTGCGTACACACCCTAAGCAGACTTGGATGAGGAAGTCAAGAGGTGTTTCTgggaggatttggatgagatggtgcGTGGTATCCCGCATACCGAGAAGCTTTTCATAGGAGGAGATTTCAACGGCCACATTGGAGCGATGTCTGGGGGGTATGATGATGTGCATGGTGGCTTTGGTTTTGGAGATAGAAACGGAGGAGGAACCTCTATGCCGGACTTTGCTAGAGCATTTGATTTGGAGATAGCAAACTCAACTTTTTCAAAGAAGAGGGATCACTTGGTCTCCTTTCGGAGTTCGGTGGCCGAGACTCGGATTGATTATTTACTCTGCACGAAGTCTGATAGAGGTCTTTGCAcggattgcaaggtcatcccgagtgagaacctctccacccttcataggctcctggtcatggaccttgagatcacgaggaagaggaagaggaaaaaGAGGGCGATGTATAGCCAACATAGGATAAATTGGGGAGCCTTGACGGAAGCTAAAGTGCAGGAGTTGGGGGGTCAAGCTGGTGACTATAGGGGCTTGGGGGAGTAGTGGTGATGCAAGCGCTATGTGGACCACAACTGCGATGTACATTATGAAAGCCGCAAGAGAGGTATTatgggtctcaaagggttactctAGTGgtcacaaaggagactggtggtggaatggagaggttcAAGGAAAAGTAGAAACCAATAAATCAGCGTATCTGAAGCTAGTGGAAAGTgtagacgaggaggagaagagggcgAATAGGGAGAATTATAAGTTAGCTAAGAAAGACGTAAAGCTAGCAGTTACGGCGGCCAAAACTGCAACTTTTAGCCGTTTGAatgaggaactcgagggccgAGGTGGGGGATAAaaggttgttcaggttagccaaggcgcAATAAAGGAAGGCtcgtgacttggaccaagtgaagtgcatcaaggacgaagaaggtagaATTTTttggatgaggggcttatccgtcagagatggcagacctacttccatagtctcttgaacgatGAGGGGGATATGAGCATTGTACtaggtgatttggaactctctgggagtcgttgtgactttgggtattgtaggtgGATTATAtttgatgaagttgagggggatatgcataagatgagcaggggcaaaaGGACCAGGCCGGATGAAAtcccggtggagttttggaagagcgcgggcaaggaaggcttggagtggctcactaggttatttaatgttatttttagaacgaataagat of Nicotiana tomentosiformis chromosome 7, ASM39032v3, whole genome shotgun sequence contains these proteins:
- the LOC138895359 gene encoding uncharacterized protein; protein product: MVRGIPHTEKLFIGGDFNGHIGAMSGGYDDVHGGFGFGDRNGGGTSMPDFARAFDLEIANSTFSKKRDHLVSFRSSVAETRIDYLLCTKSDRGLCTDCKVIPSENLSTLHRLLVMDLEITRKRKRKKRAMYSQHRINWGALTEAKVQELGGQAGDYRGLGE